A region of the Cydia strobilella chromosome 18, ilCydStro3.1, whole genome shotgun sequence genome:
AATTATCGGCTAGTTTTAATAAGGAACGGAATGCCATTTGTATGAAATGGTAAATTTCCGTTAAAATGTGGTTTTAATGCTGCCGATAATGTCGTCCAGACATGCAGCGCATTATTGAAACTGTACATTGAAATTGCAACTTTAACTTCTTATCGTTTAGTGTCATTATTATTCCTGCCTCTACTAGGCGCCTGCCGTAACATAAGTTTCATTATATTGCATTGCCCGTTCGTGAAAATTTAGGATAGATTCATCATATTACTCGtacttatgtacatattatgCTTACCTATTACCCTAAAGAAATATACGTAAATGACTCGAGTATTTGTTTGTCTACTACAACAGtcataaacaacaacaacagtcacctaataaaatgtgccattttcaaccataagggtacttattgtcggttgtcaataaggcacgatttccatatagcttcaattcgaaatcaaccttatcgacaagcgacaatgtggtaccttttggttgaaaacgtcacaaatattcaataaattataaacaaaagctaCTTTGTCCGCTGACCCATTGCCCATAGCAAAGGACAATCTAGCTTTTTAGCTATCATGTTTAGAATGCTGTTGTTACTTCCGCGCACTCTGTCAAGCAGTGAGGCCGTTTTCTTGCGCCACACGGCATCGAAACCGGCTGTGCGTGCCTTGGCGAACATGGACGATGCGCTGCAGAAACGCGGCAGTCTCAACAGCATTCTAAAAGCATTATTGTATTGAATGCGCAAGGCATTGTAAGCTCGCTGAGTATATCTAACCCACAGACTTGACGTGTACAGTGATGTACAGTTATAAAGCTCTTCAAACGATAAAAAAGTGAATGCGTTGTTTTTGCAGCCGTCCAAAACGAGCGAGACCGTATCAACTGCCGCCGGCCATCGTACGAGGAGCCCACGCAAGCAAACGGGCTCTCCGTTGTATCCCTGCTGAACGCCGAGCTGCTCAGCAGGAAGGTCATAGACGAGGTGAGGCCAGACACAgtcttcttctcttctcttcttcagCCATAAAATAGTTCTTTTCCAGCGTAGCAATAGTGTTCAAAGTTGTTTGCACGCGCGGAGTTCAttgttttacattaaaaaataggCTATCATTTATGATGTCCTTATATTTGTTTTTCGTTGTCAGTTGTTCTGTCCTTGCTGCAGTACAGAACAACAAATAAGTCTtgataagtttaaaataataccgtAGTCGAAATTACAATAGGCACTTAAGACGATACGATTTGTGTACAAATAGATGGAATATGTCTACAAATAATCATATTCATATAAGCTATAAAGACAAAGTCCTGGCCATTcggtaaataatattatcaattCTGGCTTTCAGTCTGGAATAAGGGTATTTCCCTCATCTAGTTTGATAAAACTAATGTGAATTCTATTTCTTAGTGTTAGTCTTctctaatattataatatataaaacctACATTTAGGACATTTTATTACTATCtgacatttattttgttattttacagaCCATCAACGTGTCGGACGCGGAGATCAACAATCGCAAGCTAGCGAAGATCAACGACGTGTGCGACTCCATCAAACAACAGCTGCTGATCCTCGTGGAGTGGGCCAAATACATCCCCGCCTTCACTGAGCTCCACCTTGACGACCAGGTACGAATCGGGGCGCCCTTATTACATCGCATTAAAGTTACAGTCTGAATTAAAACGGGGGCTTCATATAGTGCATGGCTTGAATCAATCAATTCCTTATTTAATCGATTGAGTCAATCGCGTTTCACACGTTCGACCATCACTCGTGGCTAATGGTGTTGATAACTTTCGCCAATACAGATTAAACAAATCGTcaattgtaataaattacactacagataccataaataatgtatgtacttGTGACACACATGTGATAACTCAAGGATGATATGCCTGATTTGAATTTCTACGAAGACAACATGGTAGTCGATTTCGCGGTTTTCAGGGGTGTCGGTTTGTAAGATGTTATTGGAAACCAATCCAAGAAAGATCTATCATATGCTATGGATTCTACACTTAAGCTATGTACTTAGACTGGATGTTGTGTGGTCACTCGTCAGGTGGCGCTGCTGCGCGCGCACGCGGGCGAGCACCTGCTGCTgggctgcgcgcgccgctcgcTGCACCTCAAGGACGTGCTGCTGCTCGGCAACAACTGCATCATCGCCAAACACAACATCGGTCAGTCGCACGTCGCACGTCGCACGTCGCACCGCACATCGTGCATTACAACATACTCATTTGGCACTAATAAATCTCTAAATTCTCGATGGAACCGATGGTCCAGGGTtccaatcccggtaagggcatttatttgtgtgataagcacagatatttgttcctgagtcatgggtgtttaagtaaattatatattatatcgttgtctgagtacccacaacacgagCCTTTTAGCTTAAGCTTACCGTGAGActaagtcaatctgtgtaagaatttattataatattattatttatttcaaattcaaCATTTGTAGGTTTTTCGACCCTTCGCCcctacattgttaaaattttccgccttttttacttacaaattgGTCTGCTTGCAAGACCAATATAGATTAATTCCCTTAGTCAATGAGCGGTTTCTGTAGTGTTGGTAGGAACTCGTTGTTTATGGATCTTTAAGGAGTCTTAACCAACATTGGAAACGGTTTCTGCTGTCATCTGCCTGAACGTGCTCTTTAATATTCAACATTATACTAAGCACACAATAAACGGTCTGTTAAGTTAAGCTCTGTGCAATCTTTCTAACcagttatttattacaaatgcGTCACTGAAAACAATATTTCGCTAACAATTAAATGATCCTACATGCAAATCAATATATCATTTGGTTAATTTATTgacaaatatattaataatcggATTAATCATACTCACAATGATTGTACTAATATAATGTACGATTTCAGACGGGCGTATGGACATAGACATCAGCATGATCGGGATGCGAGTGCTGGACGAGATCGTAAAACCGCTGCGAGAAATCGACATTGACGACACAGAGTTCGCCTGCCTCAAGGCCATCGTCTTCTTCGATCCTAGTGAGCACCCCACATTAGGctataaactacaaataaattcttaaagaataacaacatatatacctacaacttacactttgttaatgtaatataaaagtattaaccttagtaagataagttaatcattaaatttagattaaggtacttactaacattgaaaatgagtgcaccatttcgccgttaaacgcaagtttggcgaaacttgtatgtttaaaatgtgttatacttttttgaaaataaattaaataaaaaaatgttcccTAATCAGCGCGAGCGTGGACCAAACGTATAATAAGAATAACGGACGAGATAATCGAGCCACCGCGAGTGAAGGATAGCGGCGAAACAGAGTTCGCCTACCTTAAGGCTATTGTCTTCCTTAACCTTGAGTACCCACACTATGTTCCTTAATAGGCACAAGCGTGGGCCATCGTATTCGTAGTAACATTATAAGACCGAAATGGGCATTGAAATTGGATCAGAATAGATGGGTAATGAATAGGATATCACGGTCGATTCAACGCCTAATTTATTTTGACACATTTTTGACGAAGTATCTGTAATTTGAATGATATTTCTGGTGGTTTGGTAGTACTTAGTCAGGGACCTCTAACAACCAacaaaataccacaaataaataTGTCCAACGAAACAAGAGGGGCAAAAACCCTCTTTTATTGACTCAAATcgcagtgttttttttaatgttataattgtcAAGGTAgagattataaaaatatatccatGTTTATTTCACAGACGCTAAAGGCCTATCACAGCCGCAAAAGATCAAGCAGCTCCGCTACCAAGTGCAGATAAACCTGGAGGACTACATCAGCGACCGGCAATACGACGGCCGCGGCCGCTTCGGCGAGCTGCTGCTGAGCCTGCCGCCGCTGCAGAGCATCACGTGGCAGATGATCGAGCAGATACAGTTCGCCAAGTTGTTTGGAGTCGCACACATCGATAGCCTGCTGCAGGAGATGCTTCTTGGAGGTGAGATAATTGCAAGAATTAGGACAGTTCGACGCTTGCCGGTATTTTGGAAAGTTACTGCTGAGCCTGCCGCCGCTGCAGAGCATCACGTGGCAGATGATCGAGCAGATACAGTTCGCCAAGTTGTTTGGAGTCGCACACATCGATAGCCTGCTGCAGGAGATGCTTCTTGGAGGTGAGATAATTGCAAGAATTAGGACAGTTCGACGCTTGCCGGTATTTTGGAAAGTTACTGCTGAGCCTGCCGCCGCTGCAGAGCATCACGTGGCAGATGATCGAGCAGATACAGTTCGCCAAGTTGTTTGGAGTCGCACACATCGATAGCCTGCTGCAGGAGATGCTTCTTGGAGGTGAGATAATTGCAAGAATTAGGACAGTTCGACGCTTGCCGGTATTTTGGAAAGTTACTGCTGAGCCTGCCGCCGCTGCAGAGCATCACGTGGCAGATGATCGAGCAGATACAGTTCGCCAAGTTGTTTGGAGTCGCACACATCGATAGCCTGCTGCAGGAGATGCTTCTTGGAGGTGAGATAATTGCAAGAATTAGGACAGTTCGACGCTTGCCGGTATTTTGGAAAGTTACTGCTGAGCCTGCCGCCGCTGCAGAGCATCACGTGGCAGATGATCGAGCAGATACAGTTCGCCAAGTTGTTTGGAGTCGCACACATCGATAGCCTGCTGCAGGAGATGCTTCTTGGAGGTGAGATAATTGCAAGAATTAGGACAGTTCGACGCTTGCCGGTATTTTGGAAAGTTACTGCTGAGCCTGCCGCCGCTGCAGAGCATCACGTGGCAGATGATCGAGCAGATACAGTTCGCCAAGTTGTTTGGAGTCGCACACATCGATAGCCTGCTGCAGGAGATGCTTCTTGGAGGTGAGATAATTGCAAGAATTAGGACAGTTCGACGCTTGCCGGTATTTTGGAAAGTTACTGCTGAGCCTGCCGCCGCTGCAGAGCATCACGTGGCAGATGATCGAGCAGATACAGTTCGCCAAGTTGTTTGGAGTCGCACACATCGATAGCCTGCTGCAGGAGATGCTTCTTGGAGGTGAGATAATTGCAAGAATTAGGACAGTTCGACGCTTGCCGGTATTTTGGAAAGTTACTGCTGAGCCTGCCGCCGCTGCAGAGCATCACGTGGCAGATGATCGAGCAGATACAGTTCGCCAAGTTGTTTGGAGTCGCACACATCGATAGCCTGCTGCAGGAGATGCTTCTTGGAGGTGAGATAATTGCAAGAATTAGGACAGTTCGACGCTTGCCGGTATTTTGGAAAGTTACTGCTGAGCCTGCCGCCGCTGCAGAGCATCACGTGGCAGATGATCGAGCAGATACAGTTCGCCAAGTTGTTTGGAGTCGCACACATCGATAGCCTGCTGCAGGAGATGCTTCTTGGAGGTGAGATAATTGCAAGAATTAGGACAGTTCGACGCTTGCCGGTATTTTGGAAAGTTACTGCTGAGCCTGCCGCCGCTGCAGAGCATCACGTGGCAGATGATCGAGCAGATACAGTTCGCCAAGTTGTTTGGAGTCGCACACATCGATAGCCTGCTGCAGGAGATGCTTCTTGGAGGTGAGATAATTGCAAGAATTAGGACAGTTCGACGCTTGCCGGTATTTTGGGAAAGTTACTGCTGAGCCTGCCGCCGCTGCAGAGCATCACGTGGCAGATGATCGAGCAGATACAGTTCGCCAAGTTGTTTGGAGTCGCACACATCGATAGCCTGCTGCAGGAGATGCTTCTTGGAGGTGAGATAATTGCAAGAATTAGGACAGTTCGACGCTTGCCGGTATTTTGGAAAGTTACTGCTGAGCCTGCCGCCGCTGCAGAGCATCACGTGGCAGATGATCGAGCAGATACAGTTCGCCAAGTTGTTTGGAGTCGCACACATCGATAGCCTGCTGCAGGAGATGCTTCTTGGAGGTGAGATAATTGCAAGAATTAGGACAGTTCGACGCTTGCCGGTATTTTGGAAAGTTACTGCTGAGCCTGCCGCCGCTGCAGAGCATCACGTGGCAGATGATCGAGCAGATACAGTTCGCCAAGTTGTTTGGAGTCGCACACATCGATAGCCTGCTGCAGGAGATGCTTCTTGGAGGTGAGATAATTGCAAGAATTAGGACAGTTCGACGCTTGCCGGTATTTTGGAAAGTTACTGCTGAGCCTGCCGCCGCTGCAGAGCATCGCGTGGTAGATGATCGAGCAGATACAGTTCGCGAAGCTGGTCGGGGTGGCGCACATTGACAGCTTGCCGCAGGAGATGCTTCGACTCGGAGGTCGGTTCAAACGAGCACGAATCTCTCGTAATTTCGAGTCGACGATATTTGTAGTAAGATCTCGAGTAAAGTTTTCGATTCACTTACTATGTTTCGACAGTTCTAAGAGGAGTCCTCAGAGAACTTAAATACAATGTATTATGTTCGGTCGGGTAATAAAGTCCGTTCGTTTGCAGGCGCATGCGCCGAGCCGAGCTCGGAGGCGGCCCCGGGGGccaccccccctcccccctctgcgcaggcgcacgcgcacgcgcagggCTCGCCGCCGCTGGTGCCGCAGCTGCCCGACGCCGCCATGTTCCCGCCGCCCTTCAAGCAGGAGCCCAGCATGTGAGCTACAACCACTCGCCCTACCTACCCGTACCCGCTCATCATCATCGATATAGGATTCCACGTCATCGTAACATGTCTCAAATTGTCGCGTAAGGATCTGCCGCGCCGCTACTTTCGAGACGTTGCCGCACCGAGTACCCGGcaacttttatgacaaaaaacGCAACGTTCGAGTTTAAACGCTTAGTgcaaggcctgagtggacgctcgctCTGCgaggcgtgcagcgtggcgtcgggctcacaagtgacgTGAGCAACgcgcactaaggccgctcctatacgtttgcatttgtttaacatgcacgccgcacgccccgctcCGCTACAcgctcaactcgagcgtccacttaggccttacacttacaTATTCATCCAGTAACACTGTTGAagtgtttttgaattttacagtacatgtggtgatactttaccgcactagtgcgataattagcacattacgtaactatgtcgaaattTTAATGGGCCAAATTAAGGGGGAAAATTTTAAGGGGTCtctatgtactgtaaaacgttgtacgatacatgtgcgaataggtaattcgcaactcgtatcGATTAAGAACACTCCCTTGGGCCGTGTTTTAATgtatcaccactcgttgcgatattcctatttttcgcacttgtatcgtaatgacTATTATGATACAGTGTAATGATTATGTTAtgtgtatattgtatatttgccatgtgtttatttttaccAACTCATCTACATTCAAGCCAAATAATTGTGCCTTAATGCTTGCTTAGAGTTATGTGGGAATCGTTTTGTGTCGCGCTTTTTTTGGTGGTTATGCTGGTTTTACTCTTAACAGAAGCGTCACATGTGTTTTACTCATTAACTAGCACAACATTGTCTTGCATCACGCCACTACTAAAAAGTTTCCAGGCAACTATGAGACAAGGTTATAGGACTCAAAAAATAGACATCGAATTTACTCATGCATTAGATTAATTGTTTGTATCGTTTTCAGGCAAAAGGTGCGACTTTTTGTTAATAAAACTATTTCTAATTGCATTTTTATGCCCGCCATTGTCTACCATCTAAGACTCTTAGTACCTTTTGCCTGAGAACTACTATTTTAGTAGATCTGTCAAAGATCTCACCTATGTTAGTTTTACAATATATGTCTGTTTTTCATCTTAATGTTGCTCATGGGCGCTTGAATTACTTTAAGAATGTTATTATTTCGGTATCTATAacatattgtttattgtttgaaCCAGGAGCCCTGAGCACTCGTCCCGCATCATGAAGAATGGCGACATAATCatgttataaaacaaatatcTCGTGAAAACAATATGTGCCTTCCGGTGTAAGCAGCTAACTTTAGTTAGAAATCCTGTTTCTGGTAGTCAGACTTGTATGTGTCTGAGATGAAAGATTGATGAACTATTtatattatcgtattttaattgcGACGTATATCGCAGATATTTTCGActgtttttaaatgttaaaaggAACGTTTGTTAGGGACCCGTTAGTCtgttagtttttaattatgtgGTGCCTGTATTTTGTAGATTTATACACTTAGGTGTAGGTATATGACCATTTCGCcgaatataagtttttatttatacatagttTAGTCGTAAGTATGGATACTCCAAAAGTGCAATTATCTTCAATAACTCGGCTGTGCGACTCGAGGAAAACAGTGTCGTGAAATGAACAAACATATCGATCAATCGAACAAAAGCGACTTAGATATATTACAAGAACATTCAgggataataattatgtaaatgcagggtggctaaaaactaagtgcattcccgttgccagggaggttttgggattatactgagcaacttttactatggaaccaatacagaaatcgcgaaaaaaaatttggctgttttggctggtccattttctatggaagggtaattttttttcgcgatttcgtggttggtcccatagtaaaagttgctcagtataatgccAAAACCTCCCttgcaacgggaatgcacttattttttagtcaacctgtatatattgtttttctttatatttcacTATCTGCTGATTTCTTGAATATTAGTTACCATTAGTAAGCTTAGGTGATGGTTACATTGGTTTTTCGTTATATAGAAGAAAGCTATGTACGTTTCAATTCCTTTCGAGTCAAACGAGTTGTTTTGtaggcatttttttataaaatataaaatgtgaaACGTGTGATTTAATGTGGACTGTATCTACACAATAATTTTTAGCATTTTAATGCGCTtcctttattataattttgtagtCGATTTATACCATTGCTATGAACTGCTCAATAAAAGTTTCCTTTAAGTGGTTGGAGAAGTTTTGCCATATGCGGTGAAAGTTATGTACGTATTAGATTTAGTACGAAATGTTGGGTTTGAGTCGTAGTTGTTATATAAAATGGGTGCCTTATTATCCTATTGAGGTGTATTGTTGAAAATGTACATACTATGTTAtgattttttgtagaatatattttaatacataataatcTGTTACAATAaagaagttattttatttaatagcactggatataaaatatttaaccttttgaacgccaatgaccgatatatatgcaccgtaggttcaacgccaaagaccgattaaacggtcatagaccacagaccaacatagacctacgtgcatatgcattaaagttcaatttaagttttgacacttcggtgacgtggcgtctgaatgacagcttttgtgtttgacacggcgtcgaaaaggttaaaggggcccactgactatcagtccgccggacgatatcggcctgtcagttagaacaaaaatttgacagttccgaacaactgacaggccgatatcgtccggcggactgatagtcagtgggcccctttatgccCTAGAAAGTAAAtttactattaataaaaatcgTGAACGATACGCGaattataaatatctatattagtgccaaaaaaaaacatgaacatTCACAAAATTGTTGATAATAAGGTCGTTTGCAGATATATTAGAGCACGTCGTTCGCTCTGATACATCTGGTGACCACTGGGCACTATATACTCTACCCATTATTCTTTATAAGTTGTAAGGGTAACATTAAAAGGTTTTACAATATTAGTTCCTCGTTTACATTCCTTATGTAGCGCAATTTTGCTCTTGAAAGGTATTGTATGGATGTAGAATTGCCCCGTCATGGAGGGCCGCAGGTGGAGAGTTCGAAAGCTAAGTGGCCGGTTTCTCGTTGACGTCCATGTATCCTTTCCTCCTGTCAGTGCGAGTCTTGCAGTACAGGTACAGCACGGACAGCGCCGACACCGCGGACATGGCCACCAGCGGTACGTACACGGGAAACATCTAGCAGATCATCCGATCACGCTGTAAATGTTGACTTCGTGGTATATATCGATTCCAGTGTGAGCTGGAATTACAACTGATAAGAAAAACGATAACTCTGTGAAAACTGTCATTTGTCAGTTGGACTTGCTACATGAACTCTGCAATGCAATAAAGAGGTAGGATTACTATACTATCACcattttttttgatattataTTTGAAGTTTGCACAATTTATTGTCGAGATAATCCATCTTGTATATCTGTAGAACAAACAGAATATACCACTACGTTAAGGTAGATGGCTCTAAAGGGGCCTGTAGACGGACcacattttcactgcaatatgtggccggcaactatCGGTGTCCCTCTCTTACTTACATGTTAGAGAAAGACACCAAAAGTTtccggccacatattgcagtgaaaatatggCCCGTCTACAGGCCCCATAACACAAAACCCGAAATAAGTTCGCGTTTGGCTAATTTCAGCAAGTCGATAGGACTTATGCGGTGGAACGAGATCAAAAACATGCGTTTACtggtaaaacaatacaaaaatgtataaagaataattatttatttcgcttcACAAAACTTCACGTGTACTTTACGTGTATTTAAAATTCAAACAGGAACTtgatatattataatgtatcctttaataacattaattgtcCAGTCAATAGAACCAGTTAAAACctgtatttaaaactaatataattattaattaatattgcgCATGCAAGAACTATCATTATGCTTATATTTTACTCTTTGACATTCCGTTCattttacgaaaataatagttaaTTCTTATAAAGCAAAAAAACAGTGGATATAGTTGATATAGGGCATGTTATCAAATGGTTGGCCTGATTATACCCtatttttgtttgtaaattACCACTgttgtattataatttataataagtaataaggtcgaagaaggaaATGATTTCGAGAAGGACATTAGTAGGTATGGTTATAGTTTGCCCTATATGTATAACACAGACATATTATTACACTTCAGTctcgaattaaataaattattaaacagaCCGTACTATTTGAGTCAGCCTGTATGTACTATCCGTCACTGTCACATAGCGCACAGTAatactttacattttatttacaaaagagAAACGTAAAAAATCATATCATTTAACTCTAGGGCTACTTAACGTGCGCTCCTTGAACACGGGCCGTGATGAGCTTGCAGCAGCGCTAGACCGACACAAACCAGATATTATAGCATTGAACGAAACGTGGCTGCGTAGCGGCGAGGAAAAATGTATACCTAAAATGCCGGGATATATCCTTAAAAGCAAACCACGCCAGTCAGCCGCCAGAGGAGGAGGGGTAGGTTTTTATGTGCGTAAGAATCTCCGTGTACTAATTAAACAGCATCCTCCTTCCTCTCTGGAGCAAATGTGGCTAGAGCTGCGGATATGCGGTGTCGGGCGCCTTGCGATCGGCACCGCATATAGGCCTGAATCAGTGCCCGTTGACAGCGCTATAGACTCTCTTAATGAATCTTTAGACGTATTTTCATCATACAAAGGCGTATTCCTATTGACTGACTTTAATGTTGATGTACAACTTCGAGACAAACGTAatacaaaaaaactatttacatttttatcacAGAGAAGTTTGGAACAAATCATAAATGAACCGACTAGAATTACAAAAGATTGTTCTTCCATAATAGATCTTTTTATAACAGACAAGCCtgctatttgtaaaacaataaatgTGCATCATAATCCTAAACTAAGCGATCATGCTATGATAATAGCAGAACTACTCATTGTCAAACCTAAACCAGTGCCACAATATATATACAGGAGATCTCTAGACAAAATGGATATAGAAAGTTTCAGTGCAGATCTTAGACAAATACCTTGGAGTCAAATAAAAGACATAACCGACTTGGAAGGCAAAGTGAGTCGTTTTAACTGCCTTCTATCTAACCTATTCGACAAGCATGCACCCATACGTCGATCGCGAATAAACGGTACTTCGCACCCATGGATCACAGAAAATATTAAGGCCATGATGGACCTTCGTGATGCTGCCTTAAAAAGAgcgcaaaaaacaaaaaatgagtCACATCGCAAGTATTACAAAGATCTTCGTAACTACACTACTGGGGCATTAGAGCGTGAAAAAACGGCTTACTTCGCTTTCTACGTTAACAAGAATAAATCACAACCAAAACAAATGTGGAAACACTTAAAAAACTCATCGAGTATAGGAGACACGGATAGATTCACTATACCTGACCATTTATTGAAACCGGATGaaataaacaacttttttttgacaCTGCCGGGGAAGCCCGATACAGACAAGGAAATGCAGAAATTCTTTGAAGGACAGAAGCTTCACAATAGCGTGTTTGACATTAAATGTTGTTCAGATAGCGAcgtcagtaaaataattaactcGATAAAAACAACGGCAAGTGGTCACGATAATATTAACATAGAAATGATCCGACATACACTAGATGTCACTGCCTGTAATAACCCACATCATTAACACCTCTATCAAATCTAGGACCTTTCCCGAAGCCTGGAAACTCGCCAAGGTAAAACCAATACCTAAGTCCAGCAAAACTGAGGAATACAAAGATTTGCGCCCTATTAGCATCCTACCTGTGCTGTCCAAAGTCATCGAAAGAGTTGTCAGTCAGCAGCTGTCTATGTacttagaaaataataatatactaccTAGTATACAGTCCGGGTTTCGCGGTAGGCACGGAACGGCGACTGCCTTGGCCAACGTGACAGATGACATCATCGCGGCATCAGACAGGGGCAAGGGATCTATTGTCGTTTTGCTCGACTTCTCGCGTGCCTTTGACTGTCTTAATCCAAAACTGCtgctgtcaaaaatgtcatatTACGGCGTATCTATACAGGCGTGTCAATGGTTTGAGTCGTTCCTCACAAACCGCAAGCAGTATGTCGAAGTACTAAATAATAAAGGCGAGTTGACTCATTCAACTACTCGAGTGATCAGTCGTGGCACACCCCAGGGGTCTATTTTAAGTCCTCTGCTATTTATTCTGTACACGGCTgatcttgtaaaaaacttaaaacagtGTGAAGCACATTTTTATGCAGATGACACCCAAATATATTATTCATGCGCACCAGATGAACTAGACACGGCAGTTAGTAAAATAAACGAAGATCTCAGAATAGTAGCAGATTGGTCAATCAAGAATAACCTGGTTTTAAACCCTTCTAAATCCCAGTTTGTAATAATGGGAACTATCAGTCAACGACTAAAAATCAAAGCACAAAGACCAAGGATCAGTCTTGGCACAGAGATAATCTCGGAAGTAGAACACGCAAA
Encoded here:
- the LOC134749522 gene encoding transcription factor HNF-4 homolog isoform X2, with translation MFNCVENNNYLGAKEVRSDGPGKKTTNKNMGLCDEDSDMQLETSSSEASAGSSAAVSQHCAICGDRATGKHYGASSCDGCKGFFRRSVRKNHLYTCRFSRNCVVDKDKRNQCRYCRLRKCFKAGMKKEAVQNERDRINCRRPSYEEPTQANGLSVVSLLNAELLSRKVIDETINVSDAEINNRKLAKINDVCDSIKQQLLILVEWAKYIPAFTELHLDDQVALLRAHAGEHLLLGCARRSLHLKDVLLLGNNCIIAKHNIDGRMDIDISMIGMRVLDEIVKPLREIDIDDTEFACLKAIVFFDPNAKGLSQPQKIKQLRYQVQINLEDYISDRQYDGRGRFGELLLSLPPLQSITWQMIEQIQFAKLFGVAHIDSLLQEMLLGGEIIARIRTVRRLPVFWKVTAEPAAAAEHHVADDRADTVRQVVWSRTHR
- the LOC134749522 gene encoding transcription factor HNF-4 homolog isoform X3, which gives rise to MRSDVMVPSELEGTDYLLSSTMRLEDSFLQILDSDMQLETSSSEASAGSSAAVSQHCAICGDRATGKHYGASSCDGCKGFFRRSVRKNHLYTCRFSRNCVVDKDKRNQCRYCRLRKCFKAGMKKEAVQNERDRINCRRPSYEEPTQANGLSVVSLLNAELLSRKVIDETINVSDAEINNRKLAKINDVCDSIKQQLLILVEWAKYIPAFTELHLDDQVALLRAHAGEHLLLGCARRSLHLKDVLLLGNNCIIAKHNIDGRMDIDISMIGMRVLDEIVKPLREIDIDDTEFACLKAIVFFDPNAKGLSQPQKIKQLRYQVQINLEDYISDRQYDGRGRFGELLLSLPPLQSITWQMIEQIQFAKLFGVAHIDSLLQEMLLGGEIIARIRTVRRLPVFWKVTAEPAAAAEHHVADDRADTVRQVVWSRTHR
- the LOC134749522 gene encoding hepatocyte nuclear factor 4-gamma isoform X1; its protein translation is MPVFGCEMLTSSELCPMGYGTAPEYMLPGPAMTWDKPQERHNFSFTHNRSISEELSRPPLATTVYNNNSEDSDMQLETSSSEASAGSSAAVSQHCAICGDRATGKHYGASSCDGCKGFFRRSVRKNHLYTCRFSRNCVVDKDKRNQCRYCRLRKCFKAGMKKEAVQNERDRINCRRPSYEEPTQANGLSVVSLLNAELLSRKVIDETINVSDAEINNRKLAKINDVCDSIKQQLLILVEWAKYIPAFTELHLDDQVALLRAHAGEHLLLGCARRSLHLKDVLLLGNNCIIAKHNIDGRMDIDISMIGMRVLDEIVKPLREIDIDDTEFACLKAIVFFDPNAKGLSQPQKIKQLRYQVQINLEDYISDRQYDGRGRFGELLLSLPPLQSITWQMIEQIQFAKLFGVAHIDSLLQEMLLGGEIIARIRTVRRLPVFWKVTAEPAAAAEHHVADDRADTVRQVVWSRTHR